The following are from one region of the Paenibacillus bovis genome:
- the proS gene encoding proline--tRNA ligase: MSNEKQDKQFVTEITPQSEDFSRWYIDVIKKADLMDYSPVRGCIVFRPDGYEIWEHIQQDLDRRFKETGHRNAYFPLFIPESFFEKEKEHVEGFNPELPWVTEAGGDPLEERLAIRPTSETMFGHMYSKWIQSYRDLPVLINQWANVVRWEKRTLPFLRTSEFLWQEGHTAHETHEEAMEETMRMLDVYTEFVQDFLAIPVIKGQKSPSEKFAGAKATYSIEAMMKDGRAVQAGTSHYMGTNFAEAFDIQFLSRENTQEYAHTTSWGVSTRLIGALIMVHGDDRGLALPPKVAPKQVMIIPIGPPKTRDMVVGRADELFAELKKAGVRVGIDDRADVRPGWKFNEYEMRGIPVRLEVGPRDIENGVCVLVSRITGEKKQVPLENIVAEVQAMLEQVQQEMYTRALAFREENMHVIDTLDDMKAIMEEKRGFFIAGWDGTEETERKVKEETGATIRNIPFQLDVQKDKCLVTGQPAKHTVVFARAY; the protein is encoded by the coding sequence ATGTCGAACGAAAAGCAGGATAAACAATTTGTAACAGAAATTACTCCACAGAGTGAAGATTTCTCGCGTTGGTATATCGACGTGATCAAAAAAGCGGATCTGATGGATTATTCCCCGGTTCGTGGATGTATCGTATTCCGTCCGGACGGTTACGAGATCTGGGAGCATATTCAGCAGGATCTGGATCGTCGTTTCAAAGAAACCGGTCACCGCAATGCTTACTTCCCGCTCTTTATTCCAGAGAGCTTTTTTGAAAAAGAAAAAGAACACGTAGAAGGATTTAACCCGGAGCTTCCATGGGTAACCGAAGCAGGTGGCGATCCGCTGGAAGAACGTTTGGCGATTCGTCCAACTTCGGAAACGATGTTCGGTCATATGTATTCCAAATGGATTCAGTCCTACCGCGATTTGCCAGTACTCATCAACCAGTGGGCAAACGTAGTACGTTGGGAAAAACGTACGCTGCCGTTCCTGCGTACAAGTGAATTCCTGTGGCAGGAAGGTCATACCGCTCACGAAACCCACGAAGAAGCCATGGAAGAAACAATGCGTATGCTGGATGTATACACCGAGTTTGTTCAGGATTTCCTGGCGATTCCGGTTATCAAAGGACAAAAGAGTCCTTCCGAGAAGTTTGCAGGTGCCAAAGCTACATACTCCATCGAAGCCATGATGAAAGATGGACGTGCAGTACAGGCAGGAACTTCCCACTATATGGGTACCAATTTTGCGGAGGCTTTTGATATTCAATTCCTGAGCCGCGAAAATACACAAGAATATGCGCATACTACTTCATGGGGCGTAAGTACTCGTCTAATCGGCGCATTGATCATGGTGCATGGAGACGACCGCGGTCTGGCATTGCCACCAAAAGTAGCACCAAAACAGGTAATGATCATTCCAATCGGACCTCCTAAAACCCGTGACATGGTAGTTGGCCGTGCCGATGAACTGTTTGCCGAATTGAAAAAAGCAGGCGTGCGCGTAGGTATCGACGATCGTGCCGATGTACGTCCAGGCTGGAAATTCAACGAATACGAAATGCGTGGTATTCCGGTACGTCTGGAAGTCGGTCCTCGCGATATCGAGAACGGCGTATGTGTACTCGTATCCCGTATTACAGGCGAGAAGAAACAGGTGCCGCTGGAAAATATCGTTGCTGAAGTACAAGCGATGCTGGAGCAGGTGCAGCAGGAAATGTACACTCGTGCATTGGCATTCCGTGAAGAGAACATGCATGTGATCGATACACTGGATGATATGAAAGCAATCATGGAAGAAAAACGCGGATTCTTTATCGCGGGCTGGGATGGCACAGAAGAAACGGAACGTAAAGTCAAAGAAGAAACAGGCGCAACGATCCGTAATATTCCATTCCAACTCGATGTGCAAAAAGACAAGTGTCTGGTAACCGGACAGCCGGCCAAACACACTGTTGTATTTGCACGTGCCTACTAA
- the nusA gene encoding transcription termination factor NusA has translation MSMDFIEAMNELEREKGISKDILFEAIEAALISSYKRNFNTAQNVRVDMNRNTGAIKVFARKMVVEEVLDERTEISVASAREINPHFQLEDVAEIEVTPRDFGRIAAQTAKQVVTQRIREAERGLIYNAFIDKEEDIVTGIVQRQDARNIYVDLGKVEAVLPLTELMPNEKFNMNERIKAYITKVENTTKGPQIILSRTHPGLLKRLFELEVPEIFDGVVEIRSVAREAGFRSKIAVYSRNAEVDPVGSCVGPRGIRVQTIVGELRGEKIDIVRYSESVEEYVANALSPSKVLEVQVFEEEKMARVIVPDYQLSLAIGIKGQNARLAAKLTGWKIDIKSETQAEEEFGRPKEMGEEMHQDSVSVD, from the coding sequence ATGAGTATGGATTTTATTGAAGCAATGAATGAGCTGGAACGCGAAAAGGGGATCAGCAAGGATATTTTATTCGAAGCGATCGAAGCAGCGCTTATTTCCAGTTACAAGCGCAATTTCAACACTGCGCAAAACGTGCGGGTCGATATGAACCGCAACACCGGGGCGATCAAAGTCTTTGCCCGTAAAATGGTTGTAGAAGAAGTACTGGATGAGCGTACAGAAATTTCGGTCGCTTCCGCTCGTGAGATTAACCCGCACTTCCAACTGGAAGACGTAGCCGAGATCGAAGTCACTCCACGTGATTTCGGACGTATTGCTGCGCAAACAGCGAAGCAGGTTGTTACACAGCGTATCCGTGAAGCTGAACGTGGGCTCATTTATAATGCTTTTATTGATAAAGAAGAAGATATTGTTACCGGTATCGTACAGCGCCAGGATGCACGCAACATCTATGTGGATCTGGGTAAAGTAGAAGCTGTACTGCCATTAACCGAATTGATGCCGAACGAGAAGTTCAACATGAACGAGCGCATCAAAGCCTACATCACCAAAGTGGAAAACACGACCAAAGGACCTCAGATCATACTTTCACGTACGCATCCTGGTCTGCTCAAACGTTTATTTGAGCTGGAAGTGCCTGAAATTTTTGATGGCGTAGTAGAGATCCGCTCGGTGGCTCGCGAAGCCGGCTTCCGTTCCAAAATCGCGGTTTACTCCCGTAACGCAGAAGTTGATCCGGTCGGTTCATGCGTAGGACCTCGCGGAATACGTGTACAGACTATCGTCGGTGAACTGCGCGGCGAGAAAATCGATATCGTTCGTTATTCGGAGAGCGTGGAAGAATATGTGGCCAATGCACTGAGTCCTTCCAAAGTACTCGAAGTTCAAGTGTTCGAGGAAGAGAAGATGGCTCGCGTGATTGTGCCGGATTACCAGCTGTCCCTGGCAATCGGTATCAAAGGTCAGAATGCGCGTCTTGCTGCCAAACTGACTGGCTGGAAAATCGACATCAAGAGCGAGACTCAGGCAGAAGAGGAATTCGGCCGTCCAAAAGAAATGGGCGAAGAAATGCATCAGGATTCCGTATCGGTGGACTAA
- the rimP gene encoding ribosome maturation factor RimP, whose translation MSTPKIKTTVEEMVQPFLEEHGFELVDVEYVKEGKNWFLRVFVDKEGGIDIDDCGRVSEYLSEKLDANDPIKDPYFLEVSSPGAERPLKKESDVLKAVGKDVFVTTYEPVDGSKEFEGRLLSFENDDMLIEAGKKRYTIPYEKVASARLAIIF comes from the coding sequence TTGAGTACACCAAAGATTAAAACGACCGTCGAGGAAATGGTACAGCCATTTTTGGAGGAACATGGGTTTGAGCTGGTCGATGTGGAATATGTAAAAGAAGGTAAGAACTGGTTTCTGCGCGTATTTGTGGACAAGGAAGGCGGCATCGATATCGATGATTGCGGCCGGGTTAGTGAGTATTTGAGTGAGAAGCTGGATGCCAATGATCCGATCAAAGATCCTTACTTTCTGGAAGTTTCCTCACCGGGAGCTGAACGTCCTCTCAAAAAAGAGTCGGATGTTCTTAAAGCAGTCGGAAAAGACGTATTTGTAACAACATATGAACCAGTAGATGGGTCTAAGGAATTTGAAGGACGGTTGCTCTCATTCGAGAATGATGACATGCTCATTGAAGCGGGCAAGAAACGTTACACTATTCCATATGAAAAAGTAGCCAGCGCCAGACTGGCAATCATTTTTTAA
- a CDS encoding PolC-type DNA polymerase III, with translation MSVSASGEKRQRFELLMKQAQVPAGLMEPYFADGAIEQVEISRSNKEWKLTITKETLIPSPTYRTFCKHIQDKMSHIAKIRFLFRYSDHIDHVQIVEEYWSLFLEWVQRQIPSVNGWMTRAKFALNEDVLTLTMSDQMSLELAKKKQIDQAIARFYEDYFGLQLRIKIEVGENTTEAVQAFHEQRRQEELQEIERLMTSMESELEEEVDEDGEPVRLQVGYEIKDPAVPLQDLQDEEKKITVQGTIFGLESKELRNGSTLFTFFLTDFTDSLQMKMFAKNKEDLKIMSLLANGKWVKARGRVEYDRFMQIPELAMIPSDLNEIKAPPGRKDDAEEKRVEFHLHTTMSTMDAVTPIDQYVKTAAAWGHAAIAVTDHGGVQCYPEAAKAAKKHGIKVLYGLEANVINDSVAIVLEPQPIELKDATYIVFDIETTGLSITQNKIIEIAAVKMQDGKELDRYATFVDPHERIPYNIQQLTNITDEMVRGAPEIDQVIREFVTFAGDDILVAHNARFDIGFIQATLKNHGLPEMKNPVLDTLELARLIHPKMKNHRLNTLADKYKVSLESHHRAIDDTIALGGVLFGLLKDAEQERRLTRLDRLNEFVGQDLSNARPFHCTIYALNEKGKKNLFKLISLSHTEYFKRVPRIPKSVLTEYREGILVMSGCEKGEFFEAVLNKTVEEAEEVAQFYDVLEIQPMTMYMHLVDKGLVGSPAAIQTALTTVCEIGERLNKPVVATGNVHYLEPRQKLFRDITINGITGFSPLKDQRKPDAHLRTTGEMLEEFTFLGEDKAYEVVVTNTQALAERFEDFPLFPDKLFTPLLDGADEEIRNTCYDTAKSIYGEDLPEVVIARLEKELEPIIKYGFSANYLISEKLVKKSNQDGYLVGSRGSVGSSVVATFLGISEVNPLPAHYICVNSECRHSEWFLDGSVPSGFDLPEKDCPQCGGKLKGEGQDIPFETFLGFKGDKVPDIDLNFSGDYQPKAHNYTKILFGEENVFRAGTIGTVAEKTAYGFAKKYEELHQKKWRGAELSRLASGCTGVKRSTGQHPGGIVVVPDYIDVEDVTPVQYPADDVNAEWKTTHFDYHAFEANLLKLDILGHDDPTMMRMLQDLTGVDPTTIPMNDPKVMSMFNSTEALGISPQQLRSPVATYGVPEMGTKFVRQMLVESQPSSFADLLQISGLSHGTGVWLGNAQELIKNNTCTIKTVIGCRDDIMLFLIYKAGMDAGLAFKITESVRKGKGLSPEWIEEMKKCKVPQWYIDSCLKIQYMFPKAHASAYVISAVRTAYFKLYYPIEYYATYFTVRVEDFDVDLCCKGYEAIYRKIEEIEQMGFQAPPKEKNMLPALEMALEMTARGFSFKPIDLYRSDATSFIVDDKSLLPPFSAVQGIGENAARNIAASREHGEFLSIEDFQQKSKATKTIVELMTQMGCFRGLPESNQLSLF, from the coding sequence ATGAGCGTGAGCGCTAGCGGAGAGAAAAGACAACGTTTCGAGCTGTTGATGAAGCAGGCGCAGGTGCCTGCCGGATTGATGGAGCCCTATTTTGCAGATGGAGCAATTGAGCAGGTAGAGATCAGCCGCAGCAATAAGGAGTGGAAGCTGACTATTACCAAGGAGACGCTTATTCCTTCACCAACCTATCGTACCTTTTGCAAGCATATTCAGGACAAGATGAGCCATATTGCCAAAATTCGCTTCCTGTTCCGATACAGTGATCATATTGATCATGTACAGATTGTGGAAGAATATTGGAGCTTGTTCCTGGAGTGGGTACAGCGACAGATTCCATCGGTGAATGGCTGGATGACCCGTGCCAAATTTGCCTTGAATGAAGACGTACTGACACTGACGATGAGTGATCAGATGTCACTCGAACTGGCCAAGAAAAAACAAATCGACCAGGCGATTGCACGATTCTACGAGGATTATTTCGGTCTGCAGCTGCGTATCAAGATAGAAGTAGGCGAGAACACAACCGAAGCTGTACAAGCTTTCCATGAACAGCGCCGGCAGGAAGAACTGCAGGAGATTGAGCGTTTGATGACCAGCATGGAATCCGAGCTGGAAGAAGAAGTCGACGAAGATGGAGAGCCGGTACGTTTACAAGTCGGTTATGAGATCAAGGACCCGGCGGTTCCATTACAGGATCTGCAGGACGAAGAGAAAAAAATCACTGTACAGGGAACTATTTTTGGATTGGAAAGCAAAGAGCTGCGTAATGGAAGTACCCTCTTTACGTTCTTCCTGACCGACTTTACCGATTCTCTGCAGATGAAGATGTTTGCCAAAAACAAAGAAGATCTGAAAATCATGAGCCTGCTGGCAAATGGTAAATGGGTGAAAGCACGCGGCCGGGTTGAATATGACCGGTTTATGCAGATTCCCGAGCTGGCAATGATTCCATCTGACTTGAATGAGATCAAGGCGCCTCCGGGACGCAAAGATGATGCAGAAGAGAAGCGGGTAGAGTTTCATTTGCATACCACGATGAGTACGATGGATGCCGTAACACCGATTGATCAGTATGTAAAAACAGCTGCTGCCTGGGGACACGCGGCGATTGCTGTTACCGATCACGGCGGTGTACAGTGTTATCCCGAAGCAGCCAAAGCCGCCAAAAAGCATGGTATTAAAGTATTGTATGGACTGGAAGCGAATGTGATCAACGACTCGGTCGCTATTGTGCTGGAGCCGCAGCCGATAGAACTCAAAGATGCGACTTATATCGTATTCGATATCGAGACTACCGGTTTGTCGATTACACAGAACAAAATTATCGAGATTGCTGCTGTCAAAATGCAGGATGGCAAGGAACTGGATCGCTATGCGACATTTGTTGACCCGCATGAGCGTATTCCTTACAATATCCAGCAGCTGACCAATATTACCGATGAAATGGTCCGGGGAGCTCCGGAGATTGATCAGGTTATCCGTGAATTCGTCACTTTTGCGGGTGATGATATTCTGGTCGCGCACAACGCCCGATTTGATATAGGATTTATCCAGGCAACACTGAAAAATCATGGTCTGCCCGAAATGAAAAATCCGGTACTGGATACCCTCGAACTGGCAAGATTGATACATCCAAAAATGAAAAACCACCGTCTGAATACACTGGCGGATAAATATAAAGTGTCCCTGGAAAGTCATCACCGCGCGATCGATGATACGATTGCCCTGGGTGGCGTTTTGTTCGGGCTACTTAAGGATGCAGAACAGGAACGCCGTCTGACACGGCTGGATCGTCTGAATGAATTTGTCGGTCAGGATCTGTCCAATGCTCGTCCATTCCACTGCACCATCTATGCCCTTAATGAAAAAGGCAAAAAAAATCTGTTCAAGCTAATCTCGCTGTCCCATACCGAATATTTCAAACGTGTTCCCCGTATTCCGAAGTCTGTACTAACCGAGTATCGGGAAGGTATTCTGGTTATGTCCGGCTGCGAGAAAGGCGAGTTTTTTGAAGCGGTACTGAATAAAACCGTAGAAGAAGCAGAGGAAGTTGCCCAATTCTATGATGTGCTGGAAATTCAGCCAATGACCATGTATATGCATCTGGTAGATAAGGGACTGGTTGGTAGTCCAGCCGCTATTCAAACTGCATTAACCACCGTATGCGAAATTGGCGAGCGTCTTAACAAGCCGGTGGTAGCAACAGGGAATGTACATTATCTGGAACCGCGCCAGAAGCTGTTCCGCGATATTACTATTAACGGTATTACCGGCTTCAGCCCGCTCAAGGATCAGCGCAAGCCGGATGCTCATTTGCGCACAACCGGCGAGATGCTGGAAGAGTTTACTTTCCTCGGTGAAGACAAAGCGTACGAAGTGGTGGTAACGAATACGCAAGCGCTGGCCGAACGCTTCGAAGATTTCCCGTTGTTCCCGGATAAGCTGTTTACTCCGCTGCTTGATGGTGCGGATGAAGAGATACGCAATACCTGTTACGATACTGCAAAGTCCATATACGGTGAGGATTTGCCGGAAGTCGTAATCGCCCGTCTGGAAAAAGAACTGGAACCGATTATTAAATATGGTTTCTCTGCCAACTATCTGATCTCCGAGAAGCTGGTTAAAAAGTCTAACCAAGACGGTTATCTGGTAGGTTCGCGGGGATCGGTAGGTTCGTCGGTAGTTGCTACGTTCCTCGGAATTTCCGAGGTTAATCCGCTGCCTGCGCATTATATTTGTGTCAATTCGGAATGCCGGCATAGTGAATGGTTCCTTGACGGCAGCGTACCGAGTGGATTCGATCTTCCCGAGAAAGATTGTCCGCAATGCGGCGGCAAGCTCAAAGGGGAAGGTCAGGATATTCCGTTCGAGACATTCCTGGGCTTTAAAGGGGACAAGGTTCCCGATATTGACTTGAACTTCTCCGGTGATTATCAGCCCAAAGCGCATAATTACACCAAAATCCTGTTTGGAGAAGAAAATGTATTCCGTGCCGGAACGATCGGTACGGTCGCCGAGAAAACAGCCTACGGATTTGCCAAAAAATATGAAGAACTGCATCAGAAAAAATGGCGCGGCGCAGAGCTGAGCCGACTGGCCTCAGGCTGTACGGGCGTCAAGCGCAGTACCGGTCAGCATCCCGGCGGTATCGTGGTTGTTCCGGATTATATTGATGTAGAAGATGTAACACCAGTACAGTACCCTGCGGACGATGTGAATGCCGAGTGGAAGACTACTCACTTTGACTATCATGCGTTTGAAGCGAATCTGCTCAAACTCGATATTCTGGGACATGATGATCCGACGATGATGCGGATGCTGCAGGATCTGACCGGCGTAGACCCGACGACGATCCCGATGAATGATCCCAAGGTAATGAGTATGTTCAACTCTACAGAAGCACTGGGTATCTCGCCGCAGCAGCTGCGCAGTCCGGTAGCTACCTACGGTGTGCCGGAAATGGGTACCAAATTTGTACGTCAGATGCTCGTGGAATCACAGCCGTCTTCGTTTGCCGATTTACTGCAGATTTCCGGTCTGTCTCACGGAACCGGTGTATGGCTGGGTAATGCGCAGGAGCTGATCAAAAATAATACGTGTACGATTAAGACCGTTATTGGTTGTCGTGATGATATTATGCTGTTCCTGATTTACAAAGCAGGCATGGATGCCGGCCTGGCCTTTAAAATTACAGAGAGTGTGCGTAAAGGTAAAGGTCTGTCACCGGAATGGATCGAAGAGATGAAGAAATGCAAAGTGCCTCAGTGGTATATTGATTCCTGTCTCAAAATCCAGTACATGTTCCCGAAAGCCCATGCCTCTGCGTATGTTATCTCCGCAGTGCGTACGGCTTACTTTAAACTGTATTATCCGATTGAATACTATGCGACCTACTTTACGGTACGTGTAGAAGATTTTGATGTTGATCTCTGCTGTAAAGGATACGAAGCGATCTATCGCAAGATCGAAGAGATTGAGCAGATGGGCTTCCAGGCACCGCCAAAAGAAAAAAATATGCTGCCGGCACTGGAAATGGCGCTGGAGATGACCGCTCGCGGTTTCTCTTTCAAGCCAATCGATCTGTACCGTTCAGACGCAACTTCCTTTATTGTAGATGATAAAAGTCTGCTGCCTCCGTTCTCGGCTGTTCAGGGTATCGGTGAGAACGCAGCGCGCAATATTGCGGCATCCCGTGAACATGGCGAGTTCCTGTCGATTGAGGATTTCCAGCAGAAATCCAAAGCGACCAAAACGATTGTCGAGCTGATGACACAGATGGGCTGCTTCCGCGGTCTGCCTGAAAGCAACCAGCTGTCGCTTTTCTAA
- the infB gene encoding translation initiation factor IF-2, whose amino-acid sequence MSTQEQKNKLRVYEYAKSLNMSSKEIITILKKLNVPVNNHMSVMENDAVTKVEGFFKNIKSTAAEQQGNGQSTIADASSTSREKNRQEKQVGMDIKNQNNSTNGTTRSQSGTSSNRSNSSSSQQGNRSAQGGSSSGQQGNRSSQGGSSTGQQGNRSNSQGGNRQPSSAASRPQSSSQNRQPSGQVRTAQSGDTSGNRNSGGTGSNSGGNRGGNSGGNRNNNNRGGSGGGGGRFDNNRGGGGNRNGRGGKGRGGRNQNYNQPPREKIDNTPKKIIVRGEMTVGETAKLLHKDASEVIKKLISSGVMATINQELDLDTIQLLADDYGVEVEVKIAVEDDRFETVEEVDDEADLKARPPVVTIMGHVDHGKTTLLDAIRSTNVTGGEAGGITQHIGAYQVEINKKKITFLDTPGHEAFTAMRARGAQVTDITIIVVAADDGVMPQTVEAINHAKAAGLPIIVAVNKIDKPGANPDKVKQELTEYELVPEEWGGDTIFVNLSAKQRTGLEELLEMILLIAEVNDYKANPDKRARGAVIEAELDKGRGPVARILVQNGTLKVGDAFVAGNCFGRIRAMVNDKGRRLKEAGPSTPVEITGLTEVPQAGDPFMVFEDERKARSIADKRAITHRQSELGANTRVTLDDLFQHIKDGEIKDLNVIIKGDVQGSVEALKGSLEKIEVEGVRVKIIHRGVGAINESDIILAAASNAIVIGFNVRPDVQAKQTADQEQVDIRLHRVIYNAIEEIEQAMKGMLDPEYKEVVIGHAEVRSTFKISRVGTIAGCMVTSGKITRSAETRLIRAGIVVFEGKIDSLKRFKDDAKEVAQGYECGITLDGYNDLKEGDVIEAFIMEAVER is encoded by the coding sequence TTGAGCACACAGGAGCAGAAGAATAAACTGAGAGTTTATGAATATGCGAAATCTCTCAATATGAGCAGCAAAGAAATCATTACGATCTTGAAAAAGCTGAATGTACCGGTCAACAATCATATGAGCGTTATGGAAAATGACGCTGTTACCAAAGTCGAAGGTTTTTTTAAAAATATCAAGTCCACTGCTGCAGAGCAACAAGGCAATGGACAGTCAACCATAGCGGACGCTTCTTCGACGTCACGCGAAAAAAATAGACAGGAAAAGCAGGTAGGTATGGATATAAAAAATCAGAACAACTCAACCAACGGGACTACCAGATCCCAAAGCGGTACAAGCAGTAACCGCTCTAACTCGTCGTCCAGTCAACAAGGTAATCGCAGTGCACAGGGCGGATCTTCATCCGGCCAACAGGGCAACCGCAGCTCCCAGGGTGGATCTTCCACAGGACAGCAAGGTAACCGCAGCAATTCGCAAGGTGGCAATCGCCAGCCAAGCAGTGCAGCTTCACGCCCTCAATCCAGTTCACAAAACCGTCAGCCTTCCGGCCAGGTAAGAACCGCACAGAGCGGCGATACTTCCGGCAACCGTAACAGCGGTGGCACAGGTTCGAATTCCGGTGGTAACCGCGGCGGCAATAGCGGCGGTAACCGTAACAACAATAACCGCGGTGGAAGCGGCGGCGGTGGTGGCCGTTTCGATAACAATCGTGGTGGCGGCGGTAACCGTAATGGTCGCGGCGGCAAAGGCCGTGGCGGACGTAACCAGAACTATAACCAACCTCCACGCGAGAAAATCGACAACACGCCTAAGAAAATCATCGTTCGCGGTGAGATGACAGTTGGCGAGACAGCCAAACTGCTGCACAAAGACGCTTCCGAAGTTATCAAAAAGCTGATTAGCAGCGGCGTTATGGCTACAATCAACCAGGAGCTTGATCTGGATACGATCCAGTTGCTTGCTGATGATTATGGCGTAGAAGTAGAAGTGAAGATCGCAGTGGAAGATGATCGCTTCGAGACAGTAGAAGAAGTCGATGATGAAGCAGATCTGAAAGCACGTCCACCGGTCGTAACTATCATGGGTCACGTCGATCACGGTAAAACTACATTGCTGGATGCCATTCGTTCAACGAACGTAACAGGCGGCGAAGCAGGTGGTATTACTCAACATATCGGCGCATACCAGGTAGAAATTAACAAGAAAAAAATTACGTTCCTGGATACACCGGGTCACGAAGCGTTTACCGCTATGCGTGCTCGTGGTGCACAGGTAACCGATATTACAATTATCGTGGTTGCAGCAGATGATGGCGTTATGCCACAGACGGTAGAAGCAATCAACCATGCCAAAGCGGCAGGTCTGCCAATTATCGTTGCTGTCAACAAAATCGATAAGCCGGGTGCGAATCCGGATAAAGTAAAACAGGAGCTCACCGAGTATGAACTCGTACCGGAAGAGTGGGGTGGAGACACCATCTTCGTTAACTTGTCTGCGAAACAGCGCACAGGTCTCGAAGAACTGCTAGAAATGATCCTGCTGATCGCTGAAGTGAACGACTACAAAGCGAACCCGGACAAACGTGCCCGTGGTGCAGTTATCGAAGCCGAGCTGGATAAAGGACGCGGTCCGGTAGCTCGTATTCTGGTACAGAATGGTACTCTCAAAGTCGGAGACGCTTTTGTTGCAGGTAACTGTTTCGGACGTATCCGTGCGATGGTAAATGATAAAGGACGCCGTCTCAAAGAAGCTGGTCCTTCCACACCGGTCGAAATTACTGGTCTGACAGAGGTGCCACAAGCAGGCGATCCGTTCATGGTATTCGAAGACGAGCGCAAAGCACGTTCGATTGCCGACAAACGTGCAATTACACACCGTCAATCCGAGCTGGGCGCGAATACACGTGTTACACTGGATGATCTGTTCCAACATATCAAAGACGGTGAAATCAAAGACCTGAACGTTATCATCAAAGGTGACGTACAAGGTTCTGTAGAGGCTCTCAAAGGCTCTCTCGAAAAAATCGAGGTGGAAGGCGTTCGCGTCAAGATTATCCACCGCGGTGTAGGTGCAATTAACGAATCCGATATTATTCTGGCAGCAGCTTCCAATGCTATCGTTATCGGCTTTAACGTACGTCCTGATGTACAGGCCAAACAAACGGCTGATCAGGAACAGGTAGATATCCGTCTGCATCGCGTTATCTACAATGCAATCGAAGAGATTGAGCAAGCTATGAAAGGTATGCTCGATCCGGAGTATAAAGAAGTCGTTATCGGACATGCAGAAGTCCGCAGCACATTCAAAATCAGCAGAGTCGGCACGATTGCAGGTTGTATGGTTACTTCCGGCAAAATCACCCGTTCTGCAGAGACTCGCCTGATCCGCGCTGGCATCGTTGTCTTCGAGGGCAAGATCGATTCCCTCAAACGTTTCAAAGATGACGCCAAAGAAGTGGCACAGGGTTACGAATGTGGTATTACGCTGGACGGCTACAATGATCTCAAAGAAGGCGACGTAATTGAAGCCTTTATCATGGAAGCTGTAGAGCGCTAA
- a CDS encoding YlxQ family RNA-binding protein produces MNNELSLLGLAMRAGKVLSGDELVLKAIRSGDASLVVLAGDASANTQKKFRDKCSSYHIPLLIGYNRDLLGTSIGKDGRVVLALTDNGFAKLLRKRIGDSSEVEYIEHTGAEE; encoded by the coding sequence ATGAATAACGAATTATCCCTACTCGGTCTTGCTATGCGGGCTGGTAAAGTATTATCCGGGGACGAACTCGTTCTCAAAGCGATTCGTTCCGGCGACGCTTCACTTGTTGTACTGGCGGGTGATGCCTCAGCTAACACGCAAAAGAAATTCCGTGATAAGTGCAGCAGTTACCATATCCCACTGCTGATCGGCTACAACCGTGATCTGTTGGGAACAAGCATCGGAAAGGATGGCCGTGTCGTGCTGGCATTAACCGACAACGGATTCGCCAAGCTTCTCCGCAAACGAATAGGGGATTCGTCGGAGGTGGAATATATTGAGCACACAGGAGCAGAAGAATAA
- the rnpM gene encoding RNase P modulator RnpM — MKTKKIPLRKCVACQQMMPKKTLVRIVRTPEETVEIDLTGKKSGRGAYVCGNMACFQLAQKSRAFDRALKVPVSPEIYERLASEFSSVESNFSSVQERDANE, encoded by the coding sequence TTGAAAACCAAAAAGATACCGCTGCGCAAATGTGTGGCTTGCCAGCAAATGATGCCCAAGAAAACACTGGTGCGCATTGTTCGTACACCGGAAGAAACGGTAGAGATTGATTTGACCGGTAAAAAATCAGGCCGTGGCGCTTATGTATGTGGCAATATGGCCTGCTTTCAGCTGGCACAGAAGAGTCGTGCGTTTGATCGCGCACTCAAAGTGCCGGTAAGTCCGGAAATATATGAACGGCTTGCCAGCGAATTTAGCAGCGTAGAAAGCAATTTTAGTTCAGTGCAGGAGAGAGACGCTAATGAATAA